Proteins encoded in a region of the Mucispirillum schaedleri ASF457 genome:
- the modC gene encoding molybdenum ABC transporter ATP-binding protein, with translation MFKIDVEKQLGNILIKCSFEIAKPCITAICGCSGAGKTSIINMAAGLITPDKGIISYNGREFYNSEKKINIPANKRFTGCVFQESRLFPNMKVKKNLLYGMMRKSPSSLNCNLDDVCSLLGISHLLERYPQNLSGGEKQRVAIGRALLSNPEILLMDEPLASLDEIRRSELISYINLIQKHYKLPVLYVTHSVDEILQLADMALYMEQGVSKYFGSVVDVLNNAAIKANRHNSFNTIFEGEVEKYDEESSTALIKFGGGYVESSCEKVENGRKIRFSVNIHDVVLSIKQPEGISIRNIYKGKVIEIVKQPNNFYDILIDIGDKIWARISKGAYSELDIIEESIIFVMIKSAAISDTLKLVH, from the coding sequence ATGTTTAAAATAGATGTAGAGAAACAGCTTGGAAATATTTTAATAAAATGCAGCTTTGAGATAGCTAAACCATGTATAACAGCAATATGCGGTTGTTCTGGGGCAGGCAAAACAAGTATTATTAATATGGCAGCAGGCTTAATTACTCCAGATAAAGGCATTATTTCATATAATGGCAGAGAGTTTTATAATTCAGAAAAAAAAATAAATATACCTGCAAATAAAAGGTTTACAGGCTGTGTTTTTCAAGAATCAAGGCTTTTTCCAAATATGAAAGTTAAGAAAAATCTGCTTTATGGTATGATGAGAAAAAGTCCGTCTTCTTTAAACTGTAATTTAGATGATGTATGTTCTCTTCTTGGTATTTCTCATCTGCTTGAAAGATACCCGCAGAATTTATCAGGCGGTGAAAAACAGCGTGTAGCAATAGGCAGAGCACTTCTTTCAAACCCTGAAATACTTTTAATGGATGAACCACTTGCATCTCTTGATGAAATAAGGCGGTCTGAATTAATTTCATACATAAATCTTATTCAAAAGCATTATAAACTGCCTGTATTATATGTTACTCATTCTGTAGATGAAATACTGCAGCTTGCTGATATGGCTTTATATATGGAGCAGGGTGTATCAAAATATTTTGGCAGTGTAGTAGATGTATTAAACAATGCTGCAATAAAAGCAAACCGTCATAACAGTTTTAATACTATATTTGAAGGTGAAGTAGAAAAATATGATGAAGAAAGCAGCACTGCATTAATCAAGTTTGGCGGCGGATATGTGGAATCATCATGTGAAAAGGTGGAAAATGGCAGGAAAATAAGATTTTCAGTAAATATTCATGATGTAGTTTTAAGCATTAAGCAGCCAGAAGGCATAAGTATCCGTAATATATACAAAGGTAAAGTTATAGAGATAGTAAAACAGCCTAATAATTTTTATGATATTTTAATAGATATTGGTGATAAAATATGGGCAAGAATATCAAAAGGTGCATATAGCGAGCTTGATATTATAGAAGAAAGTATAATTTTTGTAATGATTAAAAGTGCCGCTATTTCAGATACTTTAAAATTAGTTCATTAA
- a CDS encoding methionine ABC transporter permease, whose translation MEAFIDQYGALLIKATWETIYMTVVSTFFSYLLGVPLGVALSITKKGGIASSPTFNYAAGWVVNILRSVPFVILMVFIVPFTRLIAGTSIGPNAANIPLIIAATPFVARIVEQSIEEVDRGLVEAAKCMGASNFQIITKVMLVESKPSLIRGLSISSITILSYTAITGIIGAGGLGNIAITYGYQRYIESMRYSTVILLIILVVLIQLLCNIWAFKADKRNRN comes from the coding sequence ATGGAAGCATTTATTGACCAGTATGGAGCTTTACTGATAAAAGCTACATGGGAAACTATATATATGACTGTGGTATCCACTTTCTTTTCTTATCTTTTAGGGGTTCCACTTGGTGTTGCTCTTTCTATTACTAAAAAAGGCGGAATAGCTTCATCTCCTACCTTTAACTATGCAGCAGGCTGGGTTGTAAATATATTAAGAAGTGTCCCTTTTGTTATACTTATGGTTTTTATTGTGCCTTTTACAAGGCTTATAGCTGGCACATCTATTGGACCAAATGCTGCAAATATCCCACTAATTATTGCAGCTACTCCATTTGTTGCAAGAATTGTAGAACAAAGTATAGAAGAAGTAGACAGAGGGCTTGTTGAAGCAGCAAAATGTATGGGTGCTTCAAATTTCCAGATTATTACAAAAGTAATGCTTGTAGAAAGCAAGCCATCTTTAATCAGAGGGCTTTCCATAAGCTCTATTACAATATTAAGCTACACTGCAATTACTGGTATAATTGGTGCAGGCGGTCTTGGAAATATTGCCATTACTTATGGCTACCAAAGATATATTGAATCAATGCGATACAGCACAGTTATTCTGCTTATTATACTTGTTGTGCTTATCCAGTTGTTATG
- the modB gene encoding molybdate ABC transporter permease subunit: MLEIFTLSQAELSAVKLSILVGFWSVAASLPFGIFFGWLLARYDFLGKSILDGFLHLPLVVPPVVTGYILLILFGRKNGVFGPWLYDIFGISFAFNWKGAALASAVVSFPLMVRAVRLSIESIDTGLEQAAKTLGAGYMKIFFTITFPLALPGIISGIVLAFARSLGEFGATVTFVGNTQGATQTLPLALSAVLQVPDSEFYAARLAVISLVIAFSSLIISEYFACRAKKYKQSGRI; the protein is encoded by the coding sequence ATGTTAGAGATTTTTACTTTAAGCCAAGCAGAGCTATCTGCTGTAAAATTAAGTATTCTTGTTGGGTTTTGGTCAGTTGCAGCAAGCCTGCCATTTGGTATATTTTTTGGCTGGCTTTTAGCACGGTATGATTTTTTAGGCAAATCTATACTTGACGGGTTTCTGCATCTGCCCCTTGTTGTGCCGCCAGTTGTAACAGGCTATATTCTTTTAATACTTTTTGGCAGAAAAAATGGTGTGTTTGGCCCATGGCTTTATGATATATTTGGAATTTCTTTTGCTTTTAACTGGAAAGGTGCAGCTCTTGCCAGTGCTGTTGTATCATTTCCTTTAATGGTGCGTGCTGTAAGGCTTTCTATTGAATCTATTGATACAGGACTTGAGCAGGCAGCTAAAACACTAGGGGCAGGGTATATGAAAATATTTTTTACTATTACATTTCCCCTTGCATTACCCGGTATTATATCTGGTATAGTGCTTGCTTTTGCACGCAGTCTTGGAGAGTTTGGAGCAACTGTTACATTTGTTGGAAATACACAAGGAGCAACACAGACACTTCCACTTGCACTTTCAGCTGTTTTGCAGGTGCCTGATAGTGAATTTTATGCTGCCCGCCTTGCAGTAATTTCATTAGTTATAGCTTTCAGCTCATTGATAATTTCTGAATATTTTGCTTGCAGGGCAAAAAAATATAAGCAGTCTGGCAGGATATAA
- the modA gene encoding molybdate ABC transporter substrate-binding protein — translation MKKLFIFLVSLLIIIPAVSFAADKVIVFAASSTTNMIDEVLAVYNKKGGNAYGSYAASGALAKQIQSGAPAGIFISANKEWMDKLEKEGSVDESSRKNLFGNKLVLITNKKNNIKVDFSKKVDFTSILQNEKLVIGAPESVPAGQYAKQSFTKLGYWDSLQKNIVTAANVRDALAFVSRGEALLGVVFGTDAAADKNVTVVAEFPENTHNDISYPVAVIKDNSNQEVKKLYNFLISDEAKKIYEKYGFKVY, via the coding sequence ATGAAAAAGTTATTCATTTTTTTAGTTTCATTGCTTATAATAATACCTGCTGTTTCATTTGCAGCAGATAAAGTTATAGTTTTTGCAGCATCATCTACTACTAATATGATAGATGAAGTTTTAGCTGTTTATAATAAAAAAGGCGGCAATGCTTATGGAAGCTATGCTGCTTCTGGTGCATTAGCTAAGCAGATACAGTCTGGTGCTCCAGCAGGCATTTTTATATCAGCAAATAAAGAGTGGATGGATAAGCTTGAAAAAGAAGGTTCAGTAGATGAAAGCAGCCGCAAAAATCTTTTTGGCAATAAACTTGTTTTGATAACTAATAAAAAAAATAATATAAAAGTTGATTTCAGCAAAAAAGTAGATTTTACATCTATTTTACAAAATGAAAAACTGGTTATAGGTGCTCCAGAAAGTGTGCCTGCAGGGCAGTATGCAAAACAGTCTTTTACAAAATTAGGATATTGGGATAGTCTGCAAAAAAATATTGTAACAGCAGCAAATGTTAGAGATGCACTTGCTTTTGTTTCCCGTGGAGAAGCATTATTAGGTGTTGTTTTTGGAACAGATGCAGCTGCTGATAAAAATGTTACAGTAGTGGCAGAGTTTCCAGAAAATACTCATAATGATATAAGCTATCCTGTTGCAGTAATAAAAGATAACAGCAATCAGGAAGTGAAAAAACTTTATAACTTTTTAATAAGTGATGAAGCAAAAAAAATCTATGAAAAATATGGATTTAAAGTTTATTAA
- a CDS encoding methionine ABC transporter ATP-binding protein, producing the protein MIKIDNLSKRFNGKNGKVTALNDINIEMYDGDIFGIIGMSGAGKSTLLRCITLLERPDSGSIFIDGNDILTLNHQELRKARRKMGVVFQHYNLLMQETVAKNVAFPMEIAGMEKSQIKKRVQELLILVNIDDKADFYPTQLSGGQRQRVAIARALATNPEALLCDEPTSALDALTTKQVLNLLKEINKRLNTTIIIITHEMSAVKAICNKVAVINEGRFVEMGLTKDVFTNPSHDVTKMLLGMEDI; encoded by the coding sequence ATGATTAAAATTGATAACCTATCAAAAAGATTTAATGGTAAAAACGGCAAAGTAACTGCTCTTAATGATATTAATATAGAAATGTATGATGGGGATATTTTTGGCATTATTGGCATGAGCGGAGCAGGTAAATCTACACTGCTTAGGTGCATTACACTTTTAGAAAGACCTGACAGCGGCAGTATATTTATTGATGGCAACGATATACTTACGCTGAACCATCAGGAACTTAGAAAAGCCAGAAGAAAAATGGGGGTAGTATTCCAGCACTATAATCTTTTAATGCAGGAAACTGTTGCAAAAAATGTTGCTTTTCCTATGGAAATAGCTGGAATGGAAAAAAGTCAAATCAAAAAAAGAGTGCAGGAACTTTTAATACTTGTAAACATTGATGATAAAGCAGATTTTTATCCAACTCAGCTTTCAGGGGGGCAAAGGCAGAGAGTGGCTATTGCCAGAGCCCTTGCTACAAACCCAGAAGCATTATTATGTGATGAGCCAACAAGTGCATTAGATGCTCTTACTACAAAACAGGTGCTTAACCTTTTAAAAGAAATTAATAAACGCCTTAATACTACCATTATCATTATCACTCATGAAATGTCTGCGGTAAAAGCAATATGCAATAAAGTTGCTGTTATTAATGAAGGAAGATTTGTAGAAATGGGGCTTACAAAAGATGTATTTACAAATCCTTCCCATGATGTAACTAAAATGCTTTTAGGTATGGAGGATATATAA